The genome window GCGACCGGGACGAAGCGCAGGTCGCCGACCAGGGGGACGCCGGGGACCGTCGGCGGCACCGACGTGCCGGTCACCTGCACGCGGGCGACGAACCCGACGACGGGGCGGCCGTCACGCGTGTCGACGCCCTCCAGGGAGAGGCGGTACGGACCCGGACCGACGGGCGCGCCGGCCTCGTTGCGCCCGTCCCAGACGATGAGCGCCCCACCACCGGTGGGTGACGTCACGGCGAAGACCGACCGGACCTGCTGGTCCGTGCGTTCGTCGACGACCCGCAGCGTCGAGTGGATGGTGCCGGTCGCACCACCGAGCACGGCGACGGACCCCCCGACCGGCACGCTCGTCGCCGACAGCGACGGGTTGACGTACTGCCCGGCGATGATGTCGCGTGCCCGCTGCTTGATGATCCCGAGCACCGCGTACCCGCGCTCGCCGGGGCACGCGGTGTACGCGACGTCGCGGTGGCCGATCACGACGGGGAGCGAGAGCGTCGTTCCGCCCGCGTACCGCGAGTTTTCGCCGCCGAGCGTCGTGTAGCCGACGGTGCTGCCCGGGTCCCGGTGGTACGACGCCATCCGCCACGCGATGAGCCGGGCGACGCTCTCCTGCACCGCGGCGGACGGCGTGATGCTGCTGTAGTCCCCGAGCATCGAGATGCCGAGGGTCGCGGTGTTGAAGCCCCCGGCGTGTACGCCGATGACCGGCCGCGTGCCGGACTCGTCGCGCCCCTCGTAGATGTTGCCCCACTTGTCGACGAGGAAGTTGTAGCCGATGTCGCACCAGCCGCGGGCGTCCTGGTGGTATCGCTGGTCGCCCCTGATTTGGGCCATCGCCTCGCCGACCGTCGCGTACGTGTTCGGACCTGCGGTGTGGTGCACGACCGTGGCGAGGAGCGTCGAGGCGACGTCCGGCGCGCACCGCTGGGGCGCGGCCCCCCACCCCTCGCGCGTCACGATGGCCGGCGCGGCGGGAGCACTCGCCACTACGCTCCCGCCAGCCGCGGCCAGGTCTGCGGGCGCGGACAGGACGGTCGGCGCGGAGAGGACGGTCGGCGCGGACAGTGCCGCGTCCGCGGACCGGTCGGCGCCGTCCGGGGCGTCATCGGTGGCACCGACGAGCGCGAGCCGGACGTCCTGCACCGAACGCGCGCCCTCTCCGAGCGAGAGCTGCACGTCGTCCGCGTCGCCGATCCACACGGACTCCGTGCCCGCGCGGACCTCGCGGCTCGCTTCGGCGGTGCCGGCGTCGGGCACGGTGCCGTCGCTCTCGAGCGGGATCCACTGGGACCAGGTGTCGTCCGTCCGCGTCCGCACGCGGACGTCGACGTCGGCGGCGGACGGCCCCGTCGACCAGGTGACGCCGAGCGTCTGGTAGCGCGTCACCGGCACCGCGGCGGAGACCGTGCGCGTACCGACCGCGTCGGCGGCCACCACGTCCGGCAGCTCCGCGGACAGTTCGGGCGCCGGCACGGTGTCCGTCCCCGGCCCCGCCGGCGTCTGCCCCTCGACCACGACCGGCACCTCGTCGACAACGAGCGGGTCGAGCGGCTGCTCGGCGACCGGCGGGACCGCCGGCGCCTTCGTCGCGGTCGCGCCCGCGCCGGCGGCCGGTGCCGCGGAGGTGACGGACAGCGCGAGCGCGAGCGCGAGGGCGCGTGCAGCCCAGGGCCACGGGTGCCTGCGAGGGACGGCGAACCCCGGACGGCCGTGGCGTGCGGACAACGGTGCCTCCTTGCGATCCCCCGGTCGCACCGACCCCTCGAACCGGCCGTGCGCTGCGGGACGCAGTGTCAGCCCCCGCTGCGGGGCGGGTCAAGGACCGCGGCGGGCGTGGCGGCGACGGCCCCGGGCGCGCGGACCCGCGCGACCCGTGCCGGGCCGTCCCACCCCTACCCGCCGCGCCGATAGAGTGCAGCCCATGAAAAAGGCACTGGTGACCGGTATCACGGGGCAGGACGGCTCGTACCTGGCGGAGCTCCTGCTCGACAAGGGCTACGAGGTGCACGGGATCGTCCGACGGTCCAGCACCTTCAGCACCGACCGCATCGAGCACCTGTACAAGGACCCCCACGAGTCCGACGCCCGCCTGTTCCTGCACTACGGCGACCTGAGTGACGGCACCGGCCTGCGGCACATCCTCGAGAAGGTGGCGCCCGTCGAGGTCTACAACCTCGCGGCGCAGTCCCACGTCGGCGTGTCGTTCTTCCAGTCCGAGTACACCGCGGACGTGGACGCGCTCGGCACCTTGCGCCTGCTCGAGGCGATCCGCGACTTCTCTCAGCGGACCGGTCAGAACGTCCGGTTCTACCAGGCCGGCACGTCCGAGCAGTTCGGGTCGACGCCGCCCCCGCAGTCGGAGACGTCCGTCATGCACCCGCGCAGCCCGTACGCGGTGGCCAAGCTCTTCTCGTACTGGCAGACGATCAACTACCGCGAGTCGTACGGCATGTTCGCGTCCAACGGCATCCTCTTCAACCACGAGTCCGAGCGTCGCGGCGAGACCTTCGTGACGCGCAAGATCACACGTGCTGCGACGCGGATCTCGCTCGGGCTGCAGGAGAAGCTGTACCTCGGCAACCTCGACGCGAAGCGCGACTGGGGCCACGCGAAGGACTACGTCGAGGCGATGTGGCTGATCCTCCAGCACGATGTCCCCGACGACTTCGTGGTGGCGACCGGCCAGATGTACTCCGTGCGCGAGTTCGTGGAGAAGGTCTTCGGCCGGCTGGACCTCGACTGGGAGAAGCACGTCGAGATCGATCCCCGGTACTTCCGCCCCGCCGAGGTGGAGGCCCTGCAGGGCGACGCGACGAAGGCACGCACGGTGCTCGGGTGGGAGCCCAAGGTCGGCATCGACCACCTCGTGCAGCTGATGATCGACAACGACCTGGAGCTGGCCCGTCAGGAGCGCACGCTGCGCGACGCGGGCCACGCGGTGGCGCCGCGGTCCGGGGCCAACGATTGACACGCCGCATCTATCTCGCCGGTCACCGCGGGCTGGTCGGTTCGGCACTCCGTCGTGCGGTCCTGCGCCACGGGGACGACACGGTCCAAGGCAGCGAGCGTGTCGACTACCGTGACCGAGCACGGACGTTCGCCGCGCTGGCCGCCGCGAAACCCGACGTGGTCGTGCTCGCGGCGGGACGCGTCGGCGGTCTGGGCGCGAACCTCGCTCGCCCGGTCGAGTTCCTCGACGAGAACCTGCTGATCCAGTCGAACGTCCTGGCCGCGAGCCTCGCCGCCGGGGTCCGCCGCCTGCTGTTCATTGGCAGTGCGAACGCGTACCCGGCCGACGCGCCGCAGCCGATCACCGAGGCGTCCCTCGGGACGGCCGCGCTCGACGAGGGGACCCGCTCCTACGGGCTCGCCAAACTGGTGGGCACCACGCTGTGCGACGCGTACCACGCCGAGTACGGCGTCACATACCACTCCGTGATGCCGTGCAACCTCTACGGACCGGGTGATCGCTTCGACCTCGAGACCGCGCACGTCGTCGCTGCGACGCTGCGCCGGTTCGGCGACGCGGTCACGACCGGCGCCGACGAGGTGGTCGTCTGGGGCTCGGGCAACCAGCGCCGCCAGCTGCTGCTCGCCGACGACCTGGCGGAGGCGTGCCTGGTGCTCCTCGGCCTGGAACGGCCACCGTCGGTCGTCAACGTCGGTCCGCGCGGCGACACGTCGATCCGCGAGCTCGCAGAGCTCGCGGCGTCGGTCGTCGGATTCCGCGGTGCGATAGCCTTCGATGCCACAAAGCCCGAGGGTGTCCTGCGCCGCGAGCTCGACACGAGCCGGATGCACGATCTCGGCTGGCAACCTCGGCACTCGCTCGAGGACGGCATGCGCTCGACGTGGCGGTGGTACGTCGAGCAGCAACGACAAGCCCCTGTAACGGAGACCTCTGCATGACGGCGTCGCAGCCAGAAGTTCGCTATTCCCTGTCGCAGTCCACGTGGGACGACGCCGAGCACGCCGCGCTGCAGCGCGTCATCGCGAGCGGTCAGTTCACGATGTCTGCCGAGACCGCCGAGTACGAGCGGGTGTTCGCCGACTTCCTGGGCACCCCGTACTGCGTGGCCGTAAACTCGGGCAGCACCGCCAACCTCCTCATGACGGCCGCCCTGCGCTACCGCAGGTCCGACGCGCTCGCGCCCGGTGACGAGGTCATCGTCCCGGCCGTGTCGTGGCCGACGACGTACTACCCCCTGAGCCAGTACGGCCTGCGGCTGAAGTTCGTCGACATCGACGCCGAGACGCTCAACTACGACCTGGACGCGCTCGAGGCAGCCATCACGGACCGGACCCGGCTCGTGATGGTCGTGAACCTGCTGGGCAACGCGAACGACTTCGACAGGATCCGCGCCCTGTGCGAACCGCGCGGCATCGACATCGTCGAGGACAACTGCGAGTCGCTGGGCGCCACCTTCGGTGACCGGCAGTGCGGGACCCACGGGCTCATGGGCACCTTCAGCAGCTTCTTCTCCCACCACATCTCGACGATGGAGGGGGGCGTCATCTGCACCGCCGACGAGGAGCTGTACCACATCCTTCTCTCGCTGCGGGCGCACGGGTGGACGCGCAACCTCCCTAAGTTCAACCAGGTCACGGGTGAGAAGAGTGACGACCCGTTCGAGGAGTCGTTCAAGTTCGTCCTGCCGGGCTACAGCGTTCGACCGCTGGAGATGAGCGCGGCCGTGGGCATCGAGCAGATCGCGAAGCTCCCCGGTTTCGTCGCGGACCGCCGCCGCAACGCGGCCCGATACCTCGAGATCCTGTCCCGCTACCCTCAGCTGATGACGCAGCGCGAGATCGGCGAGGCGAGCTGGTTCGGGTTCAGCATGGTGGTGCGCCCGGGCGCGTCCTTCGGCCGCTCCGACCTCGTACGGGCGTTCCAGGCTGCCGGCATCGAGTGCCGCCCGATCGTGGCGGGCAACTTCGCCAAGAACCCGGTCATGCGGTGGCTCGACCACGAGGTGCACGGCACCCTGCGCAACGCCGACCTCATCGACACGAACGGGCTGTTCATCGGCAACCGTGAGGGTGACCTCGACGCCGAGCTCGACCTGCTCGCGTCGGTCCTCGACGAGGTCGTCGGCGCATGACGACGTCGAAGCGCCCCCACGTCCTGGTGGACATGCTGTTCTGGACCGGCACCAAGGGCGGGATCGAGACGTACGCCCGCGAGCTGTACTCGGCGCTGCGCGGCACCGACCGCTTCACGTTCACCGCGCTGGCGAGCACCGAGTTCGCAGCCTCGAGCCCGGACTGGTTCCCGGGGCCCGTGGTCGACTCGGGCGTCAGCGGCAACATCGCCGGTCTCAACCGGTTCCGGTGGTCGTGGGCAGAGCTCCAGGGCGTGTCGCGCTGGGCGGACCGCCTCCGCGCGGACCTGATCCATTGCCCGTCGCTCCTCGGACCGCGCAGCTCGAGGGTGCCGACGGTCGTGTCGATGCACGACCTGTTGTACTGGACGAATCCCGAGCACATGCCGTCGCAGCTGTTCGTCAAGCCTGCGCAGTGGATGGAGTCCATGGTCGCGAAGAACGCGACGCGGATGATCACGATCAGCCAGTCATCTGCACGCGACATCGACACCTACCTGCGGTTCCCGCGCGAGCGCCTCGACGTGATCCCGCTCGCTGGTTCCGTGCGCGAGTCGGCAGGTCGCCTCCGTACCGGGACGCCGGAGAACATGATCCTGGCCACCGGCAACCGCCTCGGTCACAAGAACTGGGCCTCCCTCATCCGGGCGCTCCCCCTCGTCCCCGAGGACGTGCGCCCGCGCCTGGTCGTCACGGGCAGCAAGGGCGACGACCCGCTGATCCCGGTCGTCGAGGAGGTCGAGATGCAGGACTGGGTCGACCTGCGCGGGTGGGTCACCACGGAGGAGATGGACCGGCTGCTCGCCAGCGCGGCGGCCCTGGCGATCCCCTCCTTCCACGACGGGTTCTGCCTGCCGGCGCTCGACGCGATGCTCATCGGCCTGCCCGTCCTGCTCAGCGACATCCCCGTCTACCGGGAGGTCGGCGGCGACGCCGCCCTGTACGTCGACCCGCACTCGCTGGAGTCCATCGCCGCGGGCATGACCGTGGTGGCCACCGACCCCGGGCGGATGCGACGGGCCGCGGAGCTCGGGCGGGAGCAGGCGGCCCGGTTCTCCTGGGCCACGACCGCCGACCGCACGCTCGACGTGTTCGACAAGGCGCTGGCCCGAGCCGCATGAGCGAGGTCGCGCAGTCGGCAGCGCTGCGCCGGATGTCGTTGCTGTCGTTGGTCGGCGGCGCGGCCTCCGGCGTCGGCATGTTCGCCCTGAGCGCGGTCGTCGCCCGCTCGGCCTCCACGAGCGACTTCGCCGACTTCGGGTTCGTCCTCGCGCTGTCCCAGGTGTGGTTCATCCTCACGGTGGCGGGGCTCGAGCTCGCCGCGCCGCGGCTTCTCGCGGGGCGGTCCCCGGAGGACCGTGGTGTCATCGTGGGCAGCGTGCTCGCGGTCACCGCCGCACTCGCCGTCGGTGCCGGCGTCGTCGCGCTCCTCGTCGCGGACCCGCTGGCCGGGGCCACGAGGTCGACGCGGGTGCTCGTGCTCATGGCGGCGGCGTTCGGTGTCGCGACAGGTTGGCGGGCCATCGTCGAACGACTGTCGGCCGCGCACGGGCGGATCGGCGCGGTGGCGGCGGTGAAGTTCGCCGAGGCGGCCGTCATCGTCGGTGGCGCGGCCGTCGCTGTCCTGGTCCTCGGGCGGCCGACGTGGAACGTGTTCGCCGGTACGGCCGTGCTCGCGGCACTCGTCGCCGTCGGCGCCTACCTCGCCGTCCTGCACCGAGGCACCGCTCCGTGGCGGGTGAGCGCAGGCACGGGTCGGCAGCTCCTCGCGTTCGCGCGGTACTCGGCGCCGACCACGGTGTTCGCCGTCGCCATGATGTACATCGACAAGTTCGCCCTGCGCATCGGCGGCGACGACGCGCAGTACGCGCAGTACACCGCCTACTTCTCCGGCTCGCTCCTCCTGGCCGTCCAGGCGGTGTTCGTGCTGCAGAGCATCGTGCTGCCGGCCACCGTTCGCGCCGCCTCGGGCGTGGACGTGCGCCGTCACCTGAGGCGTGCCGTACCGGTGCTGCTGCTCGCCCTGCCGCTGTCCTTCGTGTGCTCGGGATGGCTCGTCGTTCAGGTGCTCGGCCCCAAGTACCACTACGTCCTGGGCGAGGGGGCGGTCTTCGCGGTGTGGGCGACGCTCTACACGATCAACATCCTCGGCATGACCGCGTGCGTGGCGCGGTCGTCGCGCGCGATGCGGCAGGAGTCCATCGTCCTGGTCGCTCGCACGGCCGTGGCAGTCCTCGCCCTCGGAGCGCTCGTCGTGACCGGCCGGATCGACATCCCCACAGTCGCACTGGTGATGGTGGCGCTCGAGCTGTGCGAGTCCGTCAACGTCATCGCGATGGCGCGGCGCCACCTGGTGTAATGCCGCTCTCCCTGCTCACGGCGGCCCGGTCCCGTCACCATCCGGCGCGACGGCAGACGGGGGCGCGCCCGTCCGAGGCCGTTGAGCGGCGCTAGGCTGATGCCCTCAACGATCCCCTCGGAGGTTGCACCCGTGCACGTGCTCGTCACCGGCGGCGCCGGTTTCATCGGCTCCAACTTCGTCCACCAGACGGTGCGCGAGCGCTCGGACGTGCAGGTCACCGTGCTCGACGCGCTGACCTATGCCGGCGACGAGCGCAGCCTGGACCCGGTGGACGGCAGGATCGTCTTCGCCAAGGGCGACATCGCGGACCCCGACATCGTCGACGGCCTGGTGAAGGACGTCGACCTCGTCGTCCACTTCGCGGCCGAGTCGCACAACGACAACTCCCTGCACGACCCGTGGCCGTTCCTGCGCACCAACGTGATCGGCACGTACCAGCTGCTCGAGGCCGTGCGCCGCCACGACGTGCGCTACCACCACGTGTCGACGGACGAGGTCTACGGCGACCTCGAGCTCGACGACCCGGCCAAGTTCACGCCGGACACGCCCTACAACCCGTCGAGCCCGTACTCGTCGACCAAGGCGGCGTCCGACATGCTCGTCCGCGCGTGGGCGCGGAGCTTCGGTGTCCGCGCGACGATCTCGAACTGCTCGAACAACTACGGGCCGTACCAGCACGTGGAGAAGTTCATCCCGCGGCAGATCACGAACGTCATCGACGGTGTGCGCCCCAAGCTCTACGGCACCGGCGAGAACGTGCGCGACTGGATCCACGTCGACGACCACAACTCCGCGGTCTGGTCGATCATCGAGAAGGGCCGGCTCGGCGAGACGTACCTCATCGGCGCCGACGGCGAGATGGACAACAAGAGCGTCGTCGAGCTCATCCTCGAGCTCATGGGCCAGCCGGCGGACGCGTACGACCACGTCAACGACCGCCCGGGTCACGACCTGCGGTACGCGATCGACGCGTCGAAGCTGCGCACCGAGCTCGGCTGGGAGCCGCGCTACACGACGTTCCGCGACGGCCTCGCGGCGACGATCGACTGGTACCGGGCGCAGGAGGCGTGGTGGCGGCCGCAGAAGGACGCCACGGAGGCGAAGTACACCGTCCTCGGACGCTGACGCGCCCTTCTCCACGAATCCTCCACGCCGTCACCGGGCGACCCCCCACCTGGGCGCACGCGCGCGACCTACGATCAGGTTCGTGACCTCCCGCCATGCTGCCGTCCGGCGAGCCCGCGCGCCGCGACACGCCAGGTCCCACGCCTCCCACGTGGTCCTGCGCGGGGTCGCGCTCGCCGTCACGACGGTCGTCGTGTTCGGCGCCGCCGGGGCCGCAGCGGTGGCCTCGCGCATGAGCGGGAACGTCGAGCAGCTCGACCTGGGCGGGCTGGTCGAGGCGGGGCCCACCGCCACGCCCGACCCGTCGGACGCGCACGCCGGTCAGCCCGTCAACGTCCTGATCCTCGGGTCCGACCAGCGCGACGGCGTCAACGAGCAGATCGGCGGCGCGGAGGAGGGGATGCGGTCGGACACGACGATCCTCGTGCACGTGTCGGCTGACCGCTCGCGCGTCGAGATGGTCTCGCTCCCGCGCGACTCGCTCGTCGAGATCCCCAGCTGCACGCTCACGAACGGCCAGACGACGCGCGCGCAGAAGAGCGCGATGCTCAACTCCGCCTTCGCCACCGGCTGGGACCAGGGCGGCGACCTCGACTCCGCCGCCGCGTGCACCGTGAGCACCGTGCAGGCGAACACGGGCGTCCCCATCACCAATGTCGTGGTGGTCGACTTCGCCGGGTTCCAGAACATGGTGAACGCGATCGGCGGTGTCCCCATGTGCATCGCGGAGGACCACTACGACACGTACACGGGGCTCAACATCACCGCCGGTCAGCACGTGCTCGACGGGGTGACGGCGCTGCAGTACGCGCGCGCCCGGCACGGGACGGGCTTCGACGGCTCGGACACCATGCGTGCGGGCCGCCAGCAGACGCTCGTCGCCAACGTCGCGAACGAGGTGCTCTCGAAGAACCTGCTCACCGACGCCGGGCAGCTGCTGCAGTTCCTCAGTGCCGCGACGCAGTCGGTGACGACGAACCTGTCGGTCGTCGACCTCACCGGCCTCGCCTTCAGCCTGCGGGGCATCGACCGTGAGAACATCACGTTCATGACCGTGCCGTGGGCGCCCGCCCGCAGCGACAAGAACCGGATCGAGTGGACGTCCGCCGCCGACGAGCTGTGGGCGAACATCGCCGCCGACGTCCCGATGCTCGGCGTGCCGGACGTCCCGCAGGTGCCGGAGGCCCCCGAGGTGACGGACGTCCCCGCTGCGACCGAGCCCGGGAACGCGACCCCGACCGCGCCGCCCGTGACCGAGCCGACCCCGACCGAGAGCAAGACGCCCGGCGTCGACGCGTTCACGGCCGCGGACGCGTCCACGAGCTGCTGAGCGGGCGCATGCCTGGCCGCCGCGACGAGGACGCGACTCCTCCCCCCAGCTTCGCACCCGAGCCCGGACGCCCCCGCCCCGGAGCCGACGACGCCCGCGTGGTCGGCCGGTCGACGGCTCGTCCCGCCGCACCTGCACGGGTCGCCCGGCCGGCGACCCCCTCGGGTGGCGGCGGGCGCGGCACGCCACCGCCCCCGTCCGTCACGCGCAGCAGCATGCCGCCGCCCGGGGCTCGCAGTCCCCGCGGCACGCCACCACCCGCACCGCGCAGCGCCACGACGGCGCGCACGGGCACAGCCCGTCGGGGCGCCGCGCCCGAGGGCACCCCCGTCGGCCGGACCGCGACGCCCACGGGCGGCCCCCCGGCCTCGTTCGCTCCCGCAGCCGGGGACCGCCGGCCTGGGCGCGCGGCCGGCGCGTCGACCGCACCGGGCCGGGCGGCACCGCGCTCGACCATGCCGCGTCCGGGGTTCCGGTCCTCCGCACCGGCGCCCACCCTGCCGGATGCGGACGCCCCGGGCGTGGTGTCCGCGTCGCGCCGCCGGCTGCGCCGCGGCCGCACCGTGGCGATCATCGCGCTCGTGGCGCTCGTGGCGCTCGTGGCGTGGCCCGTCGGTCTGCTGGTCTGGGCGAGCGGCCTTCTTCAGCACACGCCCGCTCTCTCCGGAGCGACGGACACGCCCGGCACCACGTACCTGCTCGCGGGCACGGATGCCCGAGGCGGCGAGGGCGGCATCGCCGAGGACGGCACCGAGGGGCAGCGGACCGACACGATCCTGCTGCTGCACGTCCCGACGAGCGGCCCGACGGCGATGATCTCGCTGCCTCGCGACTCCTACGTCGAGGTGCCGGGACGCGGCGGCTCGAAGCTCAACTCCGCGTTCGCGTGGGGCGGGGCGCCGTTGCTGGTGCAGACCGTCGAGGGCCTCACCGGGCTCACGGTCGACCACTACGCCGAGATCGGCATGGGGGGCGTCTCGCACCTCGTGGACGCCGTCGGCGGCGTGAACCTCTGCTACGACGGCGACGTCGACGACCCGGACTCCGGCATGGTGTGGACCGCCGGCTGCCACGACGTCGACGGGCCTGCTGCCCTGTCGTTCGCCCGCATGCGCAAGGCGGACCCGCAGGGTGACGTCGGTCGTGCCTTGCGGCAGCGTCAGCTGATCGGTGCGGTCATGGGCAAGGTCAGCCCGAGCTCGCTCGTGCTCGACCCCCGCGGGCAGGTCGCCCTCGTCGACGCGGGGACGGGGGCCCTGACGTTCGACGAGGACGCCGGCGTGCTGGACGTCGCCCGACTGGCATTGGCGTTCCGGGCTGCGAACGCGGAGGGCGGCATCACGGGCACGCCGCCGATCGCGAGCATGGACCACCGCCCCGGGGGCATCGGGTCGACCGTGCTGCTCGACCCCGAGGCGACCCCCGAGTTCTTCGCCGCCATCCGCGACGGCTCGCTCCCGCCGGGGCAGGTGGGCGGGGTCCCCGGCGCCTAGCCGGGCCGCGCGCACCGCGGTCGCGGAGATCAGGCGGAGAAGCCCACCGCAGGTCGGGTGGTCCGGGCGCGCAGGCGCTCGCCCTTGGCGTCGGCCTGCTCGCGCAGGCCTTCCTGGAAGCCCAGCATCGCGGTCCGCAGCCGGTCGGCCTCGGGCCCCGAGCCGGACGCCAGGATGCGCACGGCCAGCAGTCCCGCGTTGCGTGCGCCGCCCACCGACACCGTGGCGACGGGCACGCCCGCGGGCATCTGGACGATGGACAGCAGGGAGTCCATGCCGTCGAGGTGGGCGAGCGGCACCGGCACGCCGATGACCGGCAGCGGCGTCACCGCCGCGAGCATGCCCGGCAGGTGCGCCGCTCCCCCGGCGCCGGCGACGACCACGCGCAGCCCGCGGCCGGCTGCCTCACGGCCGTAGGCGACCATCTTGTCGGGCTGGCGGTGCGCCGACACGACGTCGACCTCGACGGCCACGCCGAACTCGGCGAGCGCGTCCGCTGCGGCCTGCATCACGGGCCAGTCGGAGTCAGACCCCATGACGATGCCGACCTGGGTGCCACCGGACGTGTCGTCGCTCATCTCGTCCCTCAGCTCTCGGTGCTCTCGCCGCGCAGTCGCGCGACCGCCGCGCGCGCCCGCGCACGGACGTCGTCCAGGTCGTCGCCGGACACGTTGACGTGCCCCAGCTTGCGTCCTGGACGCACTGCCTTGCCGTAGAGGTGCACCTTGGCGCCGGGGTCGGCGCCGAGGACGTCCCGCAGCGCGTCGGTGGGGTCCTCGAGCGCGCTGCCGAGGAGGTTGACCATGACGGTCCATCGCGCGACAGGTGCCACGTCACCCAGGGGCAGATCGAGCACCGCGCGCAGGTGCTGCTCGAACTGGCTGGTCACGGCGCCGTCGATCGTCCAGTGCCCCGAGTTGTGAGGGCGCATGGCGAGCTCGTTGACGAGCACCCGCGGCGCACCGCCCTCGGGATCCGGCACCTCGAACAGCTCGACCGCCAGCACGCCGGTCACGTCGAGACCGTCCGCCACGGTCCGGGCGATCCGCTCGGCCTGCGCAGCGGTCCCGGGGTGCAGCGCCGGTGCGGGCGCGACCACCTCGGCACACACGCCGTCGCGCTGCACCGACTCGACCACGGGCCACACGGTGCTGCGTCCCGACGGCGTGCGGGCGACCAGCACGGCCAGCTCACGGCTGAAGGGCACGAGCTCCTCGACCAGCAGCGCGGGTCCGGTCCCGTCGGCCGCGGCGGCGCACCAGCCGCGCACGTCGTCGGGCAGCGGTCCGTCGACGACGACACGGACGCCCTTGCCGTCGTAGCCGCCACGGGTCGTCTTGACGACGGCCCGGCCGCCGTCGACGGCCCGGAAGCGCTCGAGGTCGGCGATGTCACCGACGGCCGACCACCGCGGACACGGCACACCGAGCTCGGTGAGCCGCCGCCGCATCACCGACTTGTCCTGGGCGTGCAGCAGCGCGCCAGGGCCCGGGTGCACCGGGACGCCGCGGGCCGCGACCGCCTCCAGGACCGGTGAGGGGACGTGCTCGTGCTCGAACGTCAGCACGTCGGCGCCGTCGACGAGCGCGAGCACCGCGGCGACGTCCGACGCAGCGCCCACGGGGGCGTCGGCGACGGCCTGGGCCGCGGAGGCGTCGGCGGCCTCGGCCAGGACCCGCAGGTGCAGTCCCAGGGCGGTCGCGGGGCCCGCCATCATGCGGGCGAGCTGCCCGCCGCCGACGACGGCCACAGTCGGAGGTGTCACGGGCGTCGAGGGTAGCCGCTGCCAGGCAGGTGTCCGCGCCCGTCCCGCGTCACGGGACGGAGGCCTGGATCAGCCGTCCCTCGCCCGTGACCGTCAGCGCGCCGTCGGCGGCGGGCACGAACGCCGCGCCGCCCGTGCTCAGGTCGAGCTCGTCGCCCGTCGCAGCCCGCAGCCGCACCGGGCCCTCGATGCACAGCACCACCCGGGGACCGCTGCTCGGCAGCCGGCAGGCGCCGGACGAGGTCACGCTCGTGACGGAGAGCTCGAAGTCGTCGACCGGGACGTAGTACACGTCCGTCGCGTCGTACACGTGCTCGGGCGCGATGCGGATGGGCGGCGCGGCGACGCAGTCCACTGCCCGCAGCAGCTCGGGGATGTCGACGTGCTTCGCCGTGAGCCCCGCACGCAGCACGTTGTCCGAGTTGGCCATGACCTCGACGGCGACCCCGTCGAGGTACGCGTGCACCGCGCCGGCGGGCACGAAGAGCGCCTCCCCGGGACGCAGCGTCACGGGGTTGAGCAGGACCGCGGTCACGGCGCCGGGGTCGCCCGGGTACGCATGCTCGAGGAGGTCGACGGCGTGGTCGGTGCGCGGCGAGGGCGAACCGGAGCGCAGTCGCGCCCGGAACTCCTCGGCGAGCTCCCTGACCTCCCGCGGCGTCGGCCGGGTCCCCACGCTGACCAGGCGCGTGAAGGCCTCCTGGACC of Cellulomonas dongxiuzhuiae contains these proteins:
- a CDS encoding peptidoglycan recognition protein family protein yields the protein MSARHGRPGFAVPRRHPWPWAARALALALALSVTSAAPAAGAGATATKAPAVPPVAEQPLDPLVVDEVPVVVEGQTPAGPGTDTVPAPELSAELPDVVAADAVGTRTVSAAVPVTRYQTLGVTWSTGPSAADVDVRVRTRTDDTWSQWIPLESDGTVPDAGTAEASREVRAGTESVWIGDADDVQLSLGEGARSVQDVRLALVGATDDAPDGADRSADAALSAPTVLSAPTVLSAPADLAAAGGSVVASAPAAPAIVTREGWGAAPQRCAPDVASTLLATVVHHTAGPNTYATVGEAMAQIRGDQRYHQDARGWCDIGYNFLVDKWGNIYEGRDESGTRPVIGVHAGGFNTATLGISMLGDYSSITPSAAVQESVARLIAWRMASYHRDPGSTVGYTTLGGENSRYAGGTTLSLPVVIGHRDVAYTACPGERGYAVLGIIKQRARDIIAGQYVNPSLSATSVPVGGSVAVLGGATGTIHSTLRVVDERTDQQVRSVFAVTSPTGGGALIVWDGRNEAGAPVGPGPYRLSLEGVDTRDGRPVVGFVARVQVTGTSVPPTVPGVPLVGDLRFVPVAPARLLDTRPGGAALGPGGRVDVTVAGTAGVPADAKAVALNVTAVAPSTTTFLRVWPAGGPVPSSSTFNADPRITAASGVMVGVGGEGKVSVYNNSGSVHVVVDVSGYFVDGSSGVGYRPLATGARLLDTRSEGGPLTSGATREVQVTGRAQVPAGATAVLANVSSVGPAGPGNIIAHPAGGAVPTIASVNHLPGDNVSNRTVVPLSADGRLALTLQGAQAHVVVDVIGWFGAGAPMRFTPIDPARATDTRTTSPLGQGESRDLPLGAVALPQQAQAAVLSLAATQQTDTTFLTAWQPGTSRPTASDLNTGRGRDQAAMTVVPLGPERLVRVYNDRGTSHVVIDVQGWFG
- the gmd gene encoding GDP-mannose 4,6-dehydratase → MKKALVTGITGQDGSYLAELLLDKGYEVHGIVRRSSTFSTDRIEHLYKDPHESDARLFLHYGDLSDGTGLRHILEKVAPVEVYNLAAQSHVGVSFFQSEYTADVDALGTLRLLEAIRDFSQRTGQNVRFYQAGTSEQFGSTPPPQSETSVMHPRSPYAVAKLFSYWQTINYRESYGMFASNGILFNHESERRGETFVTRKITRAATRISLGLQEKLYLGNLDAKRDWGHAKDYVEAMWLILQHDVPDDFVVATGQMYSVREFVEKVFGRLDLDWEKHVEIDPRYFRPAEVEALQGDATKARTVLGWEPKVGIDHLVQLMIDNDLELARQERTLRDAGHAVAPRSGAND
- a CDS encoding GDP-L-fucose synthase family protein encodes the protein MTRRIYLAGHRGLVGSALRRAVLRHGDDTVQGSERVDYRDRARTFAALAAAKPDVVVLAAGRVGGLGANLARPVEFLDENLLIQSNVLAASLAAGVRRLLFIGSANAYPADAPQPITEASLGTAALDEGTRSYGLAKLVGTTLCDAYHAEYGVTYHSVMPCNLYGPGDRFDLETAHVVAATLRRFGDAVTTGADEVVVWGSGNQRRQLLLADDLAEACLVLLGLERPPSVVNVGPRGDTSIRELAELAASVVGFRGAIAFDATKPEGVLRRELDTSRMHDLGWQPRHSLEDGMRSTWRWYVEQQRQAPVTETSA
- a CDS encoding DegT/DnrJ/EryC1/StrS family aminotransferase, translating into MTASQPEVRYSLSQSTWDDAEHAALQRVIASGQFTMSAETAEYERVFADFLGTPYCVAVNSGSTANLLMTAALRYRRSDALAPGDEVIVPAVSWPTTYYPLSQYGLRLKFVDIDAETLNYDLDALEAAITDRTRLVMVVNLLGNANDFDRIRALCEPRGIDIVEDNCESLGATFGDRQCGTHGLMGTFSSFFSHHISTMEGGVICTADEELYHILLSLRAHGWTRNLPKFNQVTGEKSDDPFEESFKFVLPGYSVRPLEMSAAVGIEQIAKLPGFVADRRRNAARYLEILSRYPQLMTQREIGEASWFGFSMVVRPGASFGRSDLVRAFQAAGIECRPIVAGNFAKNPVMRWLDHEVHGTLRNADLIDTNGLFIGNREGDLDAELDLLASVLDEVVGA